One genomic window of Candidatus Didemnitutus sp. includes the following:
- a CDS encoding cob(I)yrinic acid a,c-diamide adenosyltransferase — protein sequence MTGAMADSGKPSARSIATRTGDDGTTSLLYGQRVPKHHPQIEAVGALDELNAAIGFAKATQPQGSDRSTLERIQQELVALMGEIACAEGDAPRHATSKFAKIDEPALARLDAAVAAVEARQPKFDGWATPGANLHAAALDLARTAARRAERRVSGLGAHGKTVRPLLLQYLNRVSDLLWLLARAAES from the coding sequence ATGACCGGCGCGATGGCCGACTCCGGCAAACCTTCCGCCCGCTCCATCGCCACCCGCACCGGCGACGATGGCACCACTTCCCTGCTCTACGGCCAGCGTGTGCCGAAGCATCACCCGCAGATCGAGGCGGTCGGCGCGCTCGACGAGTTGAACGCCGCCATCGGTTTCGCCAAGGCCACGCAGCCGCAGGGCTCCGATCGTTCGACACTGGAACGCATCCAACAGGAGCTCGTCGCGCTCATGGGCGAGATCGCCTGTGCCGAAGGCGATGCGCCGCGTCACGCCACCTCGAAGTTCGCCAAGATCGATGAACCCGCTCTCGCCCGCCTCGATGCGGCCGTCGCAGCCGTCGAGGCGCGGCAACCGAAATTCGATGGCTGGGCGACGCCCGGCGCCAATCTCCACGCGGCCGCGCTGGACCTCGCTCGCACCGCCGCCCGGCGCGCCGAGCGGCGTGTCTCCGGGCTCGGCGCCCACGGCAAGACCGTGCGCCCGCTGCTGCTGCAATATCTGAACCGGGTTTCCGATCTGCTCTGGCTGCTCGCCCGCGCCGCGGAAAGCTGA
- the def gene encoding peptide deformylase has product MPLRIVHYDDAVLRKKGAKITTFDAPLRKLAAEMVDTMHGAHGIGLAAQQIGQAIQLCVIDLRETEVDFDWELDGAKPPLELFMPMVIINPVIDVVPEPQTSMEEGCLSFPEIRGDVTRPDEIAVKYHDEHGTPHSLHCNGLFARCVQHEADHLNGVLFISRMDKETLELLDPQLKALKKQTREAAKK; this is encoded by the coding sequence ATGCCGCTGCGAATTGTTCACTACGACGACGCCGTCCTCCGCAAAAAGGGCGCGAAAATCACGACATTTGACGCGCCCCTGCGCAAACTCGCGGCCGAGATGGTGGATACGATGCACGGCGCGCACGGCATCGGCCTCGCGGCGCAGCAGATCGGTCAGGCGATTCAACTGTGCGTCATCGACCTGCGGGAGACCGAGGTGGATTTCGACTGGGAACTCGACGGTGCCAAGCCGCCGTTGGAGCTGTTCATGCCGATGGTGATCATCAACCCCGTGATCGACGTCGTGCCCGAACCGCAGACGTCGATGGAGGAGGGCTGCCTCTCTTTTCCGGAAATCCGCGGTGATGTGACGCGTCCCGACGAGATCGCGGTGAAATATCACGACGAGCACGGCACCCCACATTCGCTGCACTGCAACGGTTTGTTCGCCCGCTGCGTCCAGCACGAAGCCGATCACTTGAACGGCGTTCTCTTCATCTCGCGCATGGACAAGGAGACGCTCGAACTGCTCGATCCGCAGCTGAAGGCGTTGAAAAAGCAGACGCGCGAAGCCGCGAAGAAATGA
- a CDS encoding MBL fold metallo-hydrolase, translating to MIVRIKGAISNCYLLLGDQPVLVDTGAPGDLPRILAALKQQGIDPKQLSLILLTHGHSDHAGNAAELHTRSGRPVALHAGDATLARTGKNGVLAAQGPLGRFIRPFVDEDFQSFEPDILFRESFSLEPYGVRGKIIPTPGHTAGSVSVVLTSGEAIVGDVLRGSMMWPNRARPPFFCNDTDLNARSIVRLAREGLLRCHPGQFGSFPGSELGRYLTTGGNEVFELSGEPV from the coding sequence ATGATCGTCCGCATCAAAGGCGCGATTTCGAACTGCTACCTCCTGCTCGGGGACCAGCCCGTGCTCGTCGACACCGGTGCGCCCGGCGATCTCCCGCGCATCCTCGCCGCGTTGAAACAGCAGGGCATCGACCCGAAACAGCTCTCGCTCATCCTGCTGACGCACGGCCACAGCGACCACGCCGGCAACGCCGCCGAGTTGCACACGCGCAGCGGTCGACCGGTCGCGTTGCACGCCGGCGACGCCACGCTCGCCCGCACCGGCAAAAACGGCGTGCTCGCCGCCCAGGGGCCGCTCGGCCGCTTCATCCGCCCCTTCGTCGACGAGGATTTCCAAAGTTTCGAGCCCGACATTCTCTTCCGCGAATCCTTCTCGCTCGAACCCTACGGCGTGCGCGGGAAAATCATCCCGACTCCCGGCCACACCGCCGGCTCCGTCTCGGTCGTCCTCACCTCCGGCGAGGCGATCGTCGGCGACGTGCTGCGCGGCTCGATGATGTGGCCGAACCGCGCGCGCCCGCCGTTTTTCTGCAACGACACCGACCTGAACGCGCGCAGCATCGTGCGCCTCGCACGCGAAGGCTTGTTGCGCTGCCACCCCGGGCAATTCGGCAGCTTCCCCGGCTCCGAGCTCGGTCGCTATCTCACGACCGGCGGCAACGAAGTGTTCGAGCTTTCCGGCGAACCGGTGTGA
- a CDS encoding sodium:calcium symporter, which yields MESLGLTDPWTYFGVFLVASLLMLWRLEAMLDHGLEGTALGTLVMPYCSGLGNLLFVWIVWQRHGPAQEVLTNCLVNNVTNLTLLLGLPALLFGLQVTSGAKSGAAKGAKKPAGKAGNARGDAGATGALVNRLSLLLTLVAVLFFTGGTWLLADDGQLARTDGLMLVGLFLFWQTFQVFDVMKHNVQRRASFGVLFYVDLVVVLTAAWALYESIDWLVTWITAQKSGFVSAANLGWLSGWLMVLPNALLALYWGWKKRADVVYSSQIGDGHICIPLCLGALALLTPVAVPPLFMTGLMLLGGAVVVHAFCLLAFGGLPRWVGGVLIGAYGWFVWTGLFA from the coding sequence ATCGAGTCGCTCGGGCTCACCGATCCGTGGACCTATTTCGGGGTCTTCCTCGTGGCATCGCTGCTCATGCTGTGGCGGCTCGAGGCGATGCTCGACCACGGACTCGAGGGCACCGCGCTCGGCACGCTCGTGATGCCTTACTGCTCGGGACTCGGGAATCTGCTCTTCGTCTGGATCGTCTGGCAGCGCCACGGCCCGGCGCAGGAAGTGTTGACCAACTGTCTCGTGAACAACGTCACGAACCTGACTTTGCTGCTCGGTTTGCCGGCGCTGCTGTTTGGCTTGCAGGTGACGAGCGGAGCGAAGTCGGGCGCGGCGAAGGGGGCGAAGAAGCCGGCGGGCAAAGCTGGCAACGCACGCGGCGATGCCGGTGCGACCGGCGCGCTGGTGAACCGCCTCTCGCTGCTGCTCACGCTCGTCGCGGTCCTGTTTTTCACGGGTGGCACATGGCTGCTCGCCGACGACGGCCAGCTCGCGCGCACAGACGGGCTGATGCTCGTGGGACTGTTTCTGTTTTGGCAGACGTTCCAGGTGTTCGACGTGATGAAGCATAACGTGCAACGGCGCGCGTCGTTCGGCGTGCTGTTCTACGTCGATCTCGTCGTCGTGCTCACGGCGGCGTGGGCGCTCTACGAAAGCATCGATTGGCTGGTGACGTGGATCACGGCGCAGAAGTCGGGTTTCGTGAGCGCGGCGAATCTCGGCTGGCTCAGCGGCTGGTTGATGGTGCTGCCGAACGCGCTGCTCGCGCTTTACTGGGGTTGGAAGAAACGCGCGGACGTCGTCTACAGTTCGCAGATCGGCGACGGGCACATCTGCATCCCGCTGTGTCTTGGGGCGCTCGCGTTGCTCACGCCCGTCGCTGTGCCGCCGCTGTTCATGACCGGCCTGATGCTGCTCGGCGGCGCGGTGGTGGTGCACGCGTTCTGCCTGCTCGCGTTTGGCGGCTTGCCGCGGTGGGTCGGCGGCGTGCTGATCGGCGCCTACGGGTGGTTCGTGTGGACGGGATTGTTCGCGTGA